One stretch of Chlamydia abortus DNA includes these proteins:
- a CDS encoding hemolysin family protein, with product MIPTALILLIIFFTLCSGFVSLSQIALFSLPTSLISHYKRSRYKNQQLVASLLSHPHHLLITLIFLDIGLNIGIQNCVAILVGDQASWLLIVGFPLALTLVLCEILPKAVALPYNTQIAYFVAPLILVFTKVLRPLLYWAISGINYVVQWILSSQKMDIIQPQELKEVLQSCKDFGVVNQDESRLLYGYLSLSDCSVKERMKPRQDVLFYDIQTPLDNLYDLFSEQHCSRVPVCNDNLQNLLGICTAKALLLHGKPLQSSEDLLPLLKKPYYMPETISAKTALCHLAAEGETLGMIIDEYGSIEGLITQEDLFEIVSGEIIDQRSEKVLYTMSGKDVIIAAGTLELSDLSEIFNINLPTHNNSATLGGWLTEQMESIPITGTKITWNNLMFQVLDAAPNRIRRVYIRKMHD from the coding sequence ATGATTCCTACTGCATTGATCCTTTTAATCATATTTTTCACTCTATGTTCTGGATTTGTTTCACTGTCGCAGATTGCACTGTTTTCTCTTCCTACTTCTTTAATTTCTCACTACAAGCGCTCTAGATATAAAAACCAGCAGTTAGTCGCTTCGCTACTCTCCCATCCCCATCATCTATTAATCACTCTGATTTTTCTTGATATTGGTTTAAATATTGGGATTCAAAACTGCGTGGCTATACTTGTTGGAGATCAAGCATCTTGGTTACTTATTGTAGGTTTCCCTCTAGCGCTAACTTTAGTTCTTTGTGAGATTTTGCCTAAAGCTGTAGCTCTACCTTATAACACACAAATCGCCTATTTTGTCGCTCCTTTGATTTTAGTCTTTACTAAAGTTCTTCGCCCCTTACTGTATTGGGCAATTAGTGGGATTAATTATGTTGTACAATGGATTCTTTCGTCTCAGAAAATGGATATTATCCAGCCTCAAGAGTTGAAAGAAGTTTTACAAAGTTGTAAGGACTTCGGTGTTGTCAATCAGGATGAAAGCCGTCTACTGTATGGTTATTTATCTCTGAGTGATTGTAGTGTAAAAGAGCGCATGAAACCCCGACAAGATGTGTTATTCTATGACATTCAAACGCCCCTAGATAATCTCTACGATCTATTTTCTGAGCAGCATTGCTCACGGGTTCCCGTATGCAATGATAACTTGCAAAACTTATTGGGCATCTGTACAGCAAAAGCTTTACTACTCCATGGGAAGCCTTTGCAGTCTTCCGAAGACCTTTTGCCCTTATTGAAAAAGCCTTACTATATGCCTGAAACCATATCAGCAAAAACAGCCTTATGTCATTTGGCTGCTGAAGGTGAAACTCTCGGTATGATTATTGATGAATATGGTTCTATTGAAGGATTGATTACGCAAGAAGACTTGTTTGAAATTGTTTCAGGGGAAATCATAGACCAACGAAGTGAAAAAGTTCTTTATACAATGTCTGGGAAAGATGTTATTATTGCCGCAGGGACTTTAGAGTTAAGTGACCTTAGTGAGATTTTTAATATTAATCTTCCCACGCATAACAATAGTGCAACTTTAGGAGGATGGTTAACTGAGCAGATGGAATCTATTCCAATCACAGGGACAAAGATCACTTGGAATAATCTTATGTTTCAAGTTTTGGATGCTGCGCCGAATCGTATACGCCGAGTCTATATAAGGAAAATGCATGACTGA